The genome window CGCCCAGACCGTTGCCCGTGAAGGCTGCTCGCTGGAAGATGCCGTAGAGAATATTGATATCGGCGGCCCGACCATGGTGCGCTCCGCCGCCAAGAACCACAGAGATGTTGCTATCGTGGTAAAAAGCAGCGACTACGACATTATTATCCAGGAGATGGATAGCAATGAGGGTTCACTGACCCAAAACACCCGTTTCGATCTCGCGATTAAAGCTTTCGAACATACCGCAGCCTACGACAGCATGATTGCCAACTACTTCGGCAGCATGGTTCCGGCGTATCACGGCGATAATAAAGAAGCCTCGGGTCGCTTCCCGCGTACGCTGAACCTGAACTTTATTAAGAAGCAGGATATGCGTTACGGTGAGAACAGCCACCAGCATGCTGCCTTCTATATAGAAGAGAATGTAAAAGAAGCCTCTGTGGCGACAGCTCAACAGGTGCAGGGTAAAGCGCTCTCTTATAACAATATCGCCGATACCGATGCTGCACTCGAATGCGTAAAAGAGTTCAGCGAACCGGCCTGCGTTATCGTTAAGCACGCTAACCCCTGCGGTGTGGCGGTAAGTGATTCTCTTCTTGATGCCTACGATCGCGCCTACAAAACCGACCCAACTTCCGCATTCGGCGGCATAATTGCGTTTAACCGCGAGCTGGATGCCGAAACGGCGCAGGCCATTATCTCCCGTCAGTTTGTAGAAGTGATCATTGCACCTTCAGCCACTGAAGACGCATTGAAGATCACCGCCGCAAAACAGAACGTACGCGTGCTGATCTGCGGGCAGTGGGCCGGGCGCATCGCCGGGCAGGATTTCAAACGCGTTAATGGCGGTCTGCTGGTTCAGGATCGTGACCTGGGCATGGTCACTGACGGCGAACTGCGCGTGGTAAGCCAGCGTCAGCCGACGGAGCAGGAACTGCGTGATGCGCTGTTCTGCTGGAAAGTGGCCAAATTTGTGAAATCGAATGCCATTGTCTATGCCAAAGAGAATATGACTATCGGAATAGGTGCAGGTCAGATGAGCCGCGTCTATTCTGCAAAGATTGCCGGGATCAAAGCCGCTGATGAAGGCCTGGAAGTTAAAGGCTCTGCCATGGCCTCCGATGCCTTCTTCCCGTTCCGCGATGGCATTGATGCCGCGGCTGCTGTCGGCGTAAGCTGCGTGATCCAGCCTGGCGGTTCAATTCGTGATGAGGAAGTCATTGCCGCGGCTGATGAACACGGCATTGCAATGATCTTCACCGACATGCGCCATTTCCGCCATTAATTCCGGAGTAGATAATGAAAGTATTAGTCATTGGTAACGGCGGGCGCGAGCACGCGCTGGCGTGGAAAGCAGCCCAGTCACCGCTGGTTGAAACTGTGTTTGTTGCGCCGGGTAACGCAGGCACTGCGCTTGAGCCGGTACTGCAAAATGTTGCTGTCAGCGCAACAGATATTCCTGAACTGCTGAACTTCGCGCAAAACGAAAAGATCGACCTGACCATTGTCGGCCCGGAAGCCCCACTGGTGATCGGCGTGGTCGATGCTTTCCGCGCTGCGGGCCTGAAAATTTTTGGTCCGACCGAAGGTGCCGCGCAGCTGGAAGGTTCTAAAGCATTTACTAAGGACTTTCTGGCACGTCATGCGATCCCGACTGCCGAATATCAGAACTTTACTGACATCGAGCCTGCGCTGGCCTACCTGCGCGAAAAAGGTGCGCCTATTGTCATCAAAGCCGACGGTCTGGCTGCGGGCAAGGGCGTGATTGTTGCGATGACGCCAGAAGAAGCCGAAGCCGCCGTTCATGACATGCTGGCCGGTAACGCATTTGGCGATGCGGGCCACCGTATTGTTATCGAAGAGTTTCTCGACGGCGAAGAGGCGAGCTTTATTGTGATGGTCGACGGTGAGCACGTGCTGCCGATGGCGACCAGCCAGGATCACAAGCGCGTCGGTGACCAGGATACCGGTCCGAATACCGGCGGCATGGGCGCATATTCTCCGGCTGCGGTAGTCACTGATGACGTTTATCAGCGCACCATGGAACGGATCATCTGGCCCACGGTAAAAGGCATGGCGGCAGAGGGAAATACTTATACAGGTTTCCTCTATGCCGGTCTGATGATCGACCCGCAGGGCAATCCGAAGGTTATCGAATTCAACTGTCGCTTCGGCGATCCGGAAACCCAGCCGATTATGCTGCGCATGAAGTCCGATCTGGTTGAACTCTGCCTTGCGGCCTGTGAAGGTAAGCTTGATGAGAAAACATCCGAGTGGGATGAGCGTGCATCGCTGGGCGTGGTGATCGCCGCAGGCGGTTATCCCGGAGATTACCGTACCGGAGATGTGATCCACGGCCTGCCGCTGGAAGCCGTGTCCGAGGGTAAAGTCTTCCACGCGGGGACAAAGCTTGCGGATAACGATCAGGTGCTGACCAACGGTGGGCGCGTACTGTGCGTAACGGCACTGGGTGATACGGTGGCCGACGCGCAGAAGAATGCTTACAAACTTATGACCGATATTCACTGGGACGGTAGCTTCAGTCGCCAGGATATTGGTTATCGTGCGATTGCACGCGAGCAGCAAAAATAATCCTGCCCTTCTCCCCTCTCTTTTATATAGAGGGGGGACAACCCTCCTGCCCGTTCACTCAGAACGCATCTTCTTTTGGCTGCCAGGTGCAGAAATCTTCATTGGCCACCAGCAGGAGCTGCGAGCCTTCAGGCGCCTCCAGCCAGGCGACACTCACCTCAACCGATGAATGGCTCTGTCGGCGTTCTATGCGGCTTAGCGCACGGGAATCAAAGCCTGGTTTGACGGTATCACCGGCACAGGTGGTAATAGTGTGATTCTGGTGCCAGCGCCCCTGGTGCAGCACCACACGCCCCTGCCGTAACGCGTCACTGATCTGTCGAATATGCTGAGCGCGGTAGCGATACAGCGCAATGCGATCGCTGGAAAGCTGCTGCTTCTCACCGTCCACCTCATGCTGCATAAAACTAAGCTCACCGCGATCGTCAAAACGCACCCGAATATGTTCAGGCGGCTTACTGTAGAGGTTAAGTTCGATAAGGGTCAGATTATCATCCTGCCAGCGGTATTCGCTGGTCGAGGTGATCCCCTGGTGCCAGGGACTAAATACGGAGAGAAGATGAACCTCACCGTCAACATCTTTGCGCCATATCCTCACTGCATTTTGATCGTCGGCGTATCCGCTGGCGGTAAAAGGAGGCGGGGAAGCGTTATGACTACAGGCTGACAGTAACAGCACACCTGCCAGCGTCGATAATCGACGCCGGACAGACAAAAGGGGCGAGAACGCCCCTTCGTTAAAACTGTTCGCTGTCACGCAATATTACTTAACTGCGTCTTTCAGAGCTTTACCAGAGACAAACGCCGGTACGTTAGCCGCGGCAATTTTGATCTCATTACCGGTCTGCGGGTTGCGGCCAGTACGCTCAGCGCGGTGGTTTACCTTAAAGGTACCGAAACCAACCAGTTGTACAGCATCACCTTCTTTCAGAGACTCAGTAATTGCAGCCAGGGTGGATTCCAGAGCAGCTTTTGCCTGTGCTTTAGACAGATCGGCTTTGTCCGCAATTACATCAATTAATTGAGTCTTGTTCATAAGTTATCCTTACAATGTGTTTATCGCTTGCTAAGCACCGAGTGCGACGGAAATGCCTGAAAAGCACTCTCCTGCATACACGCACCGATAGCCACTTTTTTTCGCCCTCCAAATGTAGACCAGACGGGGGGCTAATGGGAAGCCTCCAGGCATGACAATTCAGGCGTTAAATCACGTTTTATGCTCTCATTGCTGCAAATTTATACCGATATTGCTTTCACCCGCCTCTCGCAGATCCGCACGCAGCCCTTTTATCAGTTCCACGTCGCGTTCTTCGCAGTCGGCCAGAAGGCGGAAAATCTCCCACTGAATGTCCCATTCTTGCTCAACAGCGGGGTTCAGCTTCAACTCTTCATCGGTCATTTCCCGACCCGCCTGAGACATTTCCAGCATGGCGACAGTGGTAATAGACGCTTTACTGACTTCAATAGCATGTTCCAGCGTTTCACCGCTCAGACGAGAATGAACGAGTTCACTCAACGCCACACAGGCATCGATTGCCGGATAGACGCCGTAAAAATCATAGTCGTCAGCAGAAGGAATTGCCGCTTCCAGTTTTTCCAGCTGGCTATCAAAGTTCACTTTCGCATCTTTTACCGTCAGCGTTTCCCAGATCAGGTCAACAATACGGCGGTAAAGCTGAGGGTCGGCGAACTCCGTTTGCTGACAGAACATGGCGTAGTTTGGATACATACGCTCGCACAGGCAGGCCATGAAGGTCGTGTGCTGCCAGCTTTCCAGCTTCTCCAGCCGTAGATGGATCGGGTTTTGTAGCATGATAAGATCTCAAGTTCGATAATTAGCCGCAGTTTACCTGAATCAGCCGTTAATTTCCTGCCATCGCACAAAGGCCGTGCGCCGTGATGCGACCGCATCGGCCCAGCGGGTGGGTTCAGGCAGGCGATACCCCTTCATACAGCGCTGCACCCACGCCAGCGCGGTATCCGTACTGATCCGGTGCCCGGTTGCCACAAACAGCGGATTACAGCGCGCTTTGCTGCGCCAGACCCAGGCGAGCTGCTCACCTTTATCCATCAGCGGAGCCAGCGCGCCCGGCTCGTCAGAAAGCGGTTCGAATTTGCCACATAGCCGTTTTTTCGCCACGCCAATGGTTGGCACATCCACCAGCAGGCCAAAATGGCTGGCAACGCCCAGCCGGCGAGGATGAGAAATACCGTGGCCATCAACGAACAACAAATCAGGCTTCTGCGAAAGCATCTCCCACGCCGCCATCAATGCTGGATACTCACGAAATGAGAGAAACCCGGGAATGTACGGCATGGTGGTTGGAATACGGGCAATCCGGTGTTCAACCAGCTCCAGCGACGGGTATTTCAGCAGAACCATTGCCGCGCGCGTCACCTCGCCGCCCTGCTCAAATCCGACATCTGCTCCGGCGATCAACTGTGGCGGATCGCAGTCCAGACGATCCTCGCGGATCACGGAAGAGGCCAGTTCTAATTGTTGCGCACGTAGCGATGCCAGATCCATAACAACTCCTTACGAATGGTAAGGCGCAGAGAGACGATGAACCGCCTCAACAAATACGCCTGCATGTTCCGGGGGGACATCCTGATGAATGCCGTGACCAAGATTGAAGACGTGGCCTTCACCGTGGCCGAAACCGGCAAGTATAGTCGCCACTTCTTCTTCAATGCGTTCAGGCGCGGCATACAGCATGGAAGGGTCCATATTGCCCTGTAAAGCCACTTTGTGGCCGATACGACGACGGGCGTCGGCGATATCTGTCGTCCAGTCAAGGCCCAGCGCATCACAGCCGGTTTCGGCAATCGCTTCCAGCCACTGACCGCCGCCCTTGGTGAACAGCGTTACCGGCACACGGCGACCTTCGTTTTCACGTAGCAGGCCATCGACGATTTTATGCATGTAGTAAAGCGAGAACTGCTGGTAATCGCGCCCGGTCAGCACTCCGCCCCAGGTGTCAAAAATCATCACTGATTGTGCGCCTGCGCGGATTTGCGCGTTCAGATACAGCGTGACGCTTTTCGCCAGCTTCTCCAGCAGCGTGTGCAGGGTTTGTGGCTCGGCATACATCATCTTTTTGATGACGGTAAACGCTTTGCTACTGCCGCCTTCGACCATATAGGTCGCCAGCGTCCATGGGCTGCCGGAGAATCCAATCAGCGGCACCTCGCCTTTTAGTTCACGACGGATCGTGCGCACGGCGTTCATTACATAGCCCAGTTCCATTTCAGGATCGGGGATGGGCAGTTTATCGACATCGGCTTTACAGGTAATGGGAGAGGTAAAGCGCGGGCCTTCGCCCGTTTCGAAGTAAAGCCCCAGTCCCATAGCATCCGGAATGGTCAGGATGTCCGAGAAGAGGATCGCCGCATCCAGCGCGTAGCGGCGCAGCGGTTGTAAGGTAACTTCGCACGCCAGCTCGGCATTTTTACACAGCGACATGAAATCACCCGCCTGAGCGCGTGTCGCTTTATATTCCGGCAAATAACGCCCGGCCTGCCTCATCATCCAGACAGGGGTGACATCTACAGGCTGACGCTGTAGCGCGCGCAGGTAACGATCGTTCTTCAATTCGGTCATCATGATTTCCTTTTACGTTTGCCCGACAGTATATAAGAAATTACGCGTCATCTGCCCGACACAATGCCACGGTATCTTCAATCAGGCGTCGTGCAACGGTTCCTGGCTCCGGTAACAAAGGCAGGTTATCGTAGCGATACCAGCCCGCATCCAGCAGTTCTTTGGTATCAATGACAATGTCGCCGCTGTCGTACTCCGCCATAAACGCGGTCATCAGCGACTGCGGAAAAGGCCACGGCTGAGAGGTTACATAGCGCACATTCTTCACGGTGATACCGCTCTCTTCCATCACTTCACGGGCGACGGTTTGCTCGAGCGTTTCGCCCACTTCGGTAAATCCGGCCAGTACGGTGTAAACACCGTTACGATGCCGCGTATGCTGGGCCAGCAGGATGGAATCTCCACGACGAATAGCGACAATAATGCACGGTGCTATCTGCGGGTAATAACGTTCACGGCAGTGGCTACACAGCATCGCCCATTCGGTCTTACTGGGGTGCATAGGATGGCCACAATAGCCGCAGAATTGGTGAGAGCGGTAAAATTCGGCAAGCTGGACGCCACGGCCGGCAAGCTGAAATAAACCGGCCTCCTGGGTGAGAAGCTGGCGCACCGATCCCATCTCCCGATGACGAGGCTGCCGGACCAGCCAGACCGGCTCGCCCTGCCATTCGCCAATATGCATTGCGCTCTGGCCCACAAGATCAAAATTTCCTGCCTCACCATGTGGTAATTCTCCGGCGGGCAGCCATAATTTTTGTTCATGGCTGACTATCCACCAGCCGCGATCTGACTTATCTATAATATGGACCATAATCACTTGCACAACCTTAGCTTCACTGGCATGTTGATAACAATATTTTTACATTTTTAGTGAACAATTTTTCTAATCTTAATTTTATGGGGTCATTTATGCTAAACCACCTGGAAAGACTGACGGAGCGCGTTGGAGGAAGTAATGAACTCGTCGATCGCTGGCTACAGGTGCGCAAGCAGCTGTTAGTGACTTACTACAATCTTGTTGGTCTTAAGCCTGGCAAAGAATCGGTAACCCAGCTTGATGAGACAGCACTCGACAACTTCTGTCATAACCTGGTTGAGTATCTTTCAGCCGGTCATTTTAGTATTTATGAACGCATTATTAGCGGAATGGAAGGGGTAAGCCCACTTATCGCCGCCACTAAAATTTACCCATTGCTGGAAGAAAATACAGAAACCATCATGGGCTACTATGATTCCAGCCTGGAAAACGCCATCGACCATGATAACTATCTTGAATTTCAGCAGGCACTTTCCGGGATCGGCGAATCGCTTGCTGCCCGCTTTACCCTGGAAGACAAGTTGATCCAGCTGGCCTTCGATAACAATCTCAAAGAAAGCGCCAACGACGAAACGAATATTGCGCGCCCGGCTTGAGTTATTAATTTTTAGCGCGTAAGTTAACCCTATTGCCCCTCTTACGAGGGGTTACATCTTGTCGGAGTGCCCTGTGCGAAAGCACTGGCTGAGACCGTTAATTCGGGATCCGCGGAACCTGATCAGGCTAATACCTGCGAAGGGAACAAGAGTAATTCTGCTGTTGACGCAGCCGTTACAGGCAAAGTCTATCCATTACTCCATCCGTCGTCTGACAAGCCATCTCCTTACTTTCTGGAATGAGCTATGTCTGCATCTACATTAACCCGTCGCGAACAACGCGAACACGCCCAACACTTTATCAACACGCTGGAAGGCACGGCGTTCCCTAATTCAACGCGTATTTATATCACCGGCTCCCGACCTGACCTGCGTGTTCCGATGCGGGAAATCCAGCTTAGCCCGACGCTTATCGGCGGCAGCAAAGACCAGCCGCAAGTTGAACAAAATGAGGCCGTACCGGTGTATGACACGTCTGGCCCGTATGGCGATCCGCAGATAAAAATCGATGTTCAGCAGGGGCTGGCAAAATTGCGTCAGGCCTGGATTGATGAGCGTCATAACTGCGAAGACTTAACCGATCGTAGCTCGACGTATACCAAAGCACGACTGGCCGATGATGGCCTGGATCATCTGCGCTTTACCGGTCTTTTAACCCCAAAACGGGCTAAACCTGGAAAACGTGTCACCCAGCTGCATTATGCGCGCCAGGGCATTGTCACGCCGGAAATGGAGTTTATCGCCATTCGTGAAAATATGGGCCGGGAGCGTATTCGCAGTGAAGTACTGCGCCAGCAGCATCCAGGCTACGGTTTTGGCGCCTCTCTGCCAGAAAATATTACGCCAGAATTTGTGCGTGATGAAGTGGCCGCCGGACGCGCCATTATTCCTGCCAACATTAATCATCCAGAATCCGAACCCATGATTATCGGGCGTAACTTCCTGGTCAAAGTGAACGCCAATATCGGCAATTCGGCAGTGACGTCGTCAATTGAAGAAGAAGTGGAAAAGCTGGTGTGGTCAACGCGCTGGGGGGCGGATACGATCATGGATCTCTCTACCGGACGCTATATCCATGAGACCCGTGAATGGATCCTGCGTAATAGCCCGGTGCCTGTCGGCACGGTGCCAATCTATCAGGCACTGGAGAAGGTCAATGGTATCGCGGAAGCGCTGACCTGGGATGCGTTTCGCGATACGCTGCTGGAGCAGGCCGAACAGGGCGTGGATTATTTCACCATCCACGCCGGTGTCCTGCTGCGCTACGTGCCGATGACGGCCAAACGTCTGACCGGTATTGTCTCGCGCGGCGGCTCCATCATGGCGAAATGGTGCCTGTCTCATCATCAGGAAAACTTCCTCTACGAACGCTTTCGTGACATCTGCGAAATCTGCGCCGCCTACGACGTATCGCTCTCGCTCGGCGACGGCCTGCGCCCCGGCTCTATTCAGGATGCAAATGACGAGGCGCAATTTGCGGAGCTTCATACCCTGGGCGAGCTGACTAAAATCGCCTGGGAATATGACGTTCAGGTAATGATCGAAGGTCCCGGCCACGTGCCAATGCAGATGATCCGCCGCAATATGACCGAGGAGCTGGAGCACTGTCACGAAGCGCCCTTCTATACGCTGGGGCCGCTCACCACTGATATTGCACCAGGTTACGACCATTTCACCTCAGGTATCGGCGCGGCAATGATCGGCTGGTTTGGCTGCGCAATGCTGTGCTACGTAACGCCAAAGGAACATCTGGGCCTGCCAAACAAAGAAGACGTTAAACAGGGCCTGATAACCTATAAAATCGCCGCCCACGCTGCCGATCTGGCGAAAGGCCATCCCGGGGCGCAAATCCGCGACAACGCGATGTCAAAAGCGCGCTTTGAATTTCGCTGGGAAGATCAGTTTAACCTGGCCCTTGACCCGTTTACTGCCCGCGCCTATCACGATGAAACGCTGCCGCAGGAATCCGGCAAAGTCGCCCACTTCTGCTCAATGTGCGGGCCTAAATTCTGCTCAATGAAAATCAGCCAGGAAGTTCGTGATTATGCCACGAAGCAGGACAGGGAATCCGGCATGTCACAGATGTCCGATCGCTTTCGCGCCAGAGGCAGCGAAATCTATCTGCGCCAGGAGGAGTTATGAGTTATCAACCTGATTTTCCTCCCGTCCCTTTGCGCCTGGGGCTATATCCGGTAGTCGATAGCGTGGAATGGACCGCGCGCCTGCTGGAAACGGGCGTGCGCACGCTACAACTGCGCATTAAAGATAAGCGAAATGAAGATGTTGAAGCGGATGTTGTCGCAGCTATCGCACTGGGCCAGCGCTATCACGCCCGGCTATTTATTAATGATTACTGGCAACTGGCGATCAAACATCATGCTTACGGTGTGCATCTGGGGCAGGAAGATTTAGAAACGACCGATCTGAAAGCTATCCAGAACGCCGGATTACGCCTTGGCGTCTCGACGCATGATGATATGGAAATGGATATTGCACTGGCGGCACGGCCCTCTTATATCGCACTCGGTCACGTCTTCCCGACGCAAACCAAACAGATGCCTTCTGCCCCCCAGGGGCTGGAGCAGCTGACGCGCCACGTTGCACGGCTGGGTAATTACCCAACGGTCGCCATTGGCGGCATCAGCCTTGCACGCGCGCCTGATGTGCTGGCAACCGGCGTGGGCAGTATCGCCGTTGTCAGCGCCATTACCCGGGCGGATGACTGGCAGGCGGCGACCGTTCAACTTCTTAATATTGCGGGGGCTGGCGATGAACGATCGTGATTTCATGCGCTACAGCCGACAAATCATGCTGGATGATATTGCCATCGACGGTCAGCAAAAATTACTCAACAGTCGGGTACTCATTGTCGGACTGGGCGGTTTAGGTGCGCCTGCTGCGCTTTACCTGGCAGGCGCGGGCGTCGGCACCCTGGTACTGGCCGACGACGATGAGGTTCATCTCAGTAATCTTCAGCGGCAAATTGCGTTTACGACCGACGATATCGCCCGCCCAAAAGTGCAGGCAACGCGGCAACGTTTGTCGCAGCTTAATCCTGATATTGCGCTGGTGACGCTTGAACAGCGGCTCAGCGGCGAGGATTTGAACCGTGCGGTTGCCGGGGCCGACGTTGTGCTTGACTGTACCGATACTATGGCGACACGTCAGGCCATCAACGCTGCCTGTGTGAAGACCAGTACGCCGCTGATCACCGCCAGCGCCGTCGGCTTTGGCGGTCAGCTTATGGTCCTGACGCCGCCGTGGACTCACGGCTGCTACCGCTGCCTGTGGCCTGACGAACAGGAGCCAGAGCGCAACTGCCGCACCGCAGGCGTAATGGGTCCGGTGGTCGGCGTAATGGGTTCGCTACAGGCGCTGGAGGCAATCAAGTTATTGAGCGGCATTCACAGCCAGCCCGGTGAATTACGGCTGTTTGATGCCAAAGCCAATCGCTGGCGCAGTCTGATCCTGCATCGCGCCAGCGATTGCCCGGTCTGTGGAGAACATCATGCAAATCCTGTTTAACGATGAGCCGATGCACTGTGCCGATAACCTCACCGTGTCAGCCCTGCTCGCGCAGCTCGAACAGCTCAAACCGGGCGTGGCGCTGGCGCTCAATCAACAGATCCTGCCGCGTGAGCGCTGGGAATACCACCGGGTGCAGGACGGCGATCGGGTCCTGCTTTTTCAGGTTATTGCCGGAGGCTGAGATGCTACGTATTGCAGATAAAACATTTGATTCGCACCTGTTTACCGGTACCGGAAAATTCGCTTCATCACACCTGATGGCAGAGGCGATCCGCGCCTCCGGCAGTCAACTGGTGACGCTGGCGATGAAACGTGTCGATTTGCGTCAGCATAATGATGCGATCCTCGCGCCGTTACGGGAGGCCGACGTGACGTTATTGCCTAATACCTCCGGGGCTAAAACCGCTGAAGAAGCGATATTTGCCGCCCGACTGGCCCGCGAGGCGCTGGGTACCCGCTGGCTGAAACTGGAGATCCATCCCGATGTACGCTGGCTCCTGCCGGACCCAATTGAAACACTTAACGCAGCCAGGGCGCTGGTCCGGGAGGGGTTTATTGTTTTGCCCTACTGCGGAGCCGATCCGGTCCTGTGTAAACGGCTGGAAGAGGTTGGCTGTGCGGCGGTCATGCCGCTTGGCGCGCCGATTGGCTCTAATCAGGGGCTGGAAACCCGCGCCATGCTGGAGATTATCATTGAACAGGCGACCGTGCCGGTGGTGGTTGATGCCGGCATTGGTGCGCCAAGTCATGCCGCGCAGGCGCTGGAAATGGGAGCCGATGCGGTACTGGTTAATACCGCCATTGCGGTCGCGGACGATCCGGTGATGATGGCGAATGCGTTTCGTCTGGCCGTCGAGGCAGGCTTACTGGCACGCCAGGCCATACCCGGCGCGCGCAACCGTCATGCGGTCGCCACCAGCCCACTGACCGGCTTTCTGGAGAGCGGTATATGAAGACATTCAGCGACCACTGGCACACGCTGGACTGGGACGACATACGTTTGCGTATCAACGCTAAAACGTCGGCTGACGTGGCAAAGGCACTCAACGCCACGCGCCTCACGCGGGACGATATGATGGCGCTGCTCTCCCCGGCTGCCAGCCACTTTCTCGAACCGCTGGCCCAACGAGCGCAGCGCCTGACGCGCCAACGGTTTGGCAATACGGTAAGCTTTTACGTTCCGCTGTATCTCTCCAATCTGTGTGCCAATGACTGCACTTACTGCGGTTTCTCCATGAGCAACCGGATCAAACGTAAAACGCTGGATGAAACGGAAATCGCTCGCGAGTGCGAGGCGATCCAGTCACTGGGGTTTGAGCATGTACTGCTGGTGACGGGTGAACATCAGGGTAGCGTCGGCATGGACTATTTTCGTCGCCATTTGCCCGCTATTCGTCGCCGTTTCGCCTCATTACAGATGGAAGTGCAGCCTCTGGCGCAGGCTGAATATGCGGAACTGAAAACGCTCGGTCTGGATGGGGTAATGGTTTACCAGGAAACGTACCACGAAGGAGAATATGCCCGGCACCATCTGAAAGGCAAAAAACAGGATTTCTTCTGGCGGCTGGAAACGGCAGATCGTCTCGGCCGCGCCGGGATCGACAAGATCGGCCTCGGTGCGCTCATTGGACTGTCCGACAGCTGGCGCGTGGACTGCTACATGGTCGCGGAGCATTTATTGTGGCTACAGCAGCACTACTGGCAGAGTCGCTACTCCATCTCGTTTCCGCGCCTGCGGCCCTGTGCGGGCGGTATTGAACCGGCATCAATTATGGATGAACGTCAACTGGTAC of Klebsiella sp. RIT-PI-d contains these proteins:
- the thiC gene encoding phosphomethylpyrimidine synthase ThiC: MSASTLTRREQREHAQHFINTLEGTAFPNSTRIYITGSRPDLRVPMREIQLSPTLIGGSKDQPQVEQNEAVPVYDTSGPYGDPQIKIDVQQGLAKLRQAWIDERHNCEDLTDRSSTYTKARLADDGLDHLRFTGLLTPKRAKPGKRVTQLHYARQGIVTPEMEFIAIRENMGRERIRSEVLRQQHPGYGFGASLPENITPEFVRDEVAAGRAIIPANINHPESEPMIIGRNFLVKVNANIGNSAVTSSIEEEVEKLVWSTRWGADTIMDLSTGRYIHETREWILRNSPVPVGTVPIYQALEKVNGIAEALTWDAFRDTLLEQAEQGVDYFTIHAGVLLRYVPMTAKRLTGIVSRGGSIMAKWCLSHHQENFLYERFRDICEICAAYDVSLSLGDGLRPGSIQDANDEAQFAELHTLGELTKIAWEYDVQVMIEGPGHVPMQMIRRNMTEELEHCHEAPFYTLGPLTTDIAPGYDHFTSGIGAAMIGWFGCAMLCYVTPKEHLGLPNKEDVKQGLITYKIAAHAADLAKGHPGAQIRDNAMSKARFEFRWEDQFNLALDPFTARAYHDETLPQESGKVAHFCSMCGPKFCSMKISQEVRDYATKQDRESGMSQMSDRFRARGSEIYLRQEEL
- the thiE gene encoding thiamine phosphate synthase; its protein translation is MSYQPDFPPVPLRLGLYPVVDSVEWTARLLETGVRTLQLRIKDKRNEDVEADVVAAIALGQRYHARLFINDYWQLAIKHHAYGVHLGQEDLETTDLKAIQNAGLRLGVSTHDDMEMDIALAARPSYIALGHVFPTQTKQMPSAPQGLEQLTRHVARLGNYPTVAIGGISLARAPDVLATGVGSIAVVSAITRADDWQAATVQLLNIAGAGDERS
- a CDS encoding HesA/MoeB/ThiF family protein, with the translated sequence MNDRDFMRYSRQIMLDDIAIDGQQKLLNSRVLIVGLGGLGAPAALYLAGAGVGTLVLADDDEVHLSNLQRQIAFTTDDIARPKVQATRQRLSQLNPDIALVTLEQRLSGEDLNRAVAGADVVLDCTDTMATRQAINAACVKTSTPLITASAVGFGGQLMVLTPPWTHGCYRCLWPDEQEPERNCRTAGVMGPVVGVMGSLQALEAIKLLSGIHSQPGELRLFDAKANRWRSLILHRASDCPVCGEHHANPV
- the thiS gene encoding sulfur carrier protein ThiS produces the protein MQILFNDEPMHCADNLTVSALLAQLEQLKPGVALALNQQILPRERWEYHRVQDGDRVLLFQVIAGG
- the thiG gene encoding thiazole synthase; the encoded protein is MLRIADKTFDSHLFTGTGKFASSHLMAEAIRASGSQLVTLAMKRVDLRQHNDAILAPLREADVTLLPNTSGAKTAEEAIFAARLAREALGTRWLKLEIHPDVRWLLPDPIETLNAARALVREGFIVLPYCGADPVLCKRLEEVGCAAVMPLGAPIGSNQGLETRAMLEIIIEQATVPVVVDAGIGAPSHAAQALEMGADAVLVNTAIAVADDPVMMANAFRLAVEAGLLARQAIPGARNRHAVATSPLTGFLESGI
- the thiH gene encoding 2-iminoacetate synthase ThiH, whose protein sequence is MKTFSDHWHTLDWDDIRLRINAKTSADVAKALNATRLTRDDMMALLSPAASHFLEPLAQRAQRLTRQRFGNTVSFYVPLYLSNLCANDCTYCGFSMSNRIKRKTLDETEIARECEAIQSLGFEHVLLVTGEHQGSVGMDYFRRHLPAIRRRFASLQMEVQPLAQAEYAELKTLGLDGVMVYQETYHEGEYARHHLKGKKQDFFWRLETADRLGRAGIDKIGLGALIGLSDSWRVDCYMVAEHLLWLQQHYWQSRYSISFPRLRPCAGGIEPASIMDERQLVQTICAFRLLAPESELSLSTRESPWFRDRVIPLAINNVSAFSSTQPGGYADHHPELEQFAPHDGRRPQEVADALAARGLQPVWKDWEHYLGRASQE